The following DNA comes from Terriglobales bacterium.
CGGCACACCCGGTTCCCATCGAGCACGGCGGAAAGGAACTCCCAGTGCTCGAATTTCTGCACCTTGCCTTCGGCTTCGAACCGCCGCACCTGCTCATCGAGCGCGTACAGGAGCTGTTGACCCGTGGTGGCGCCGGCGAACGCGGTGCGGTGGTACAGCGTTCCGCCGAAGCGCCGGAAGTCCAGCAGGCCCTCGGGGGTGCGATTGAAGGGAACGCCCATGCGGTCCAGCAGGTCGATGATGCCCGGGGCGGCCTCACACATCTCCTTGACCGGGGGCTGGTTGGCCAGGAAGTCGCCGCCGTAGATGGTGTCGTCGAAATGCTTCCAGGTGGAGTCGCCCTCACCCTTCAGGTTCTTGGCGGCATTGATGCCGCCCTGGGCACACACCGAATGCGAGCGTTTGACCGGAACGATGGAGAAGAGGTCCACATTGCCGCCCTGTTCGGCGATCTTGATGACCGCCGCCAGACCGGCCAGCCCGCCTCCGATGACAATGATCTTGGGGGCTCGGGCCATTCAGCGCTTCTCCGCCGCCAGCGATTGGGCAACCGGGCTGCTCACCGTTTTCTCCGCTGGCCACGGCCGCAGGAAGGCGCGCACGGTCAGCAACCACACCGCCAGGAACGCCACGCCGATCATCAGGCACACGTAGCCGAAGCGCCGCCGGGCATGCTCACCCACCGTGATGCCCCACTTGGCGGCGAACAGCCAAAGGCCGTAGCTGAAGTGCCATACCGCCGCCACGATTCCCACCACGTAGAACGCCACCACCCAGGGGTTCTCAAACGCCGCCTGCACTTTTCCGAACGCCGCGTACGGGTTCTCCGGCAAATGGACGCCGGTGAAGCGCATCTCCCAGGTGTGGAACACGATGTAGGCGAAGGCGATGCCTCCCGTCCAGCGCTGCAGCGTGTACATCCAGTTGCCCGCCCACGGGTAATCGGCCACGTTGGACTCGCCACGGATCCAGATGTAGAAGCCGTAGAGCGCATGAAACAGGATGGGCAGGAAGATGAACGTCGTTTCTACGACTACGAGGAAGGGCACGCTTACCAGGAATGCCACTTGCTTGCCGTAGGCCGCCGGGCCGTTGGTAGCGAAGGCATTCGACACCATGTGCTCCACCAGGTAGAAGCCTACGGGGAAGATGCCGCTCAGCGAATGCAGGCGGCGCAGCCAGAACGAACGTCCCTGGCCGGCCCGCAGTGGGGCCACGCCGGCATGGATGCGAGGGGTATCAGCCGGGGGAGCGGCGGTAGACGCCATTCAGTCGCGGGTCTCCTTGCGGTTGCGCGGTGCGAAGCCCAACTCTCGATTATCTTTGTCGCTGCGCAGCGAAGTCAAGGAAGTCCGCATCGCGGCAAACTGCACCGTGGAACGCAGCGGCAAAATGGGCTCTCGCCGCTCTTGTTCGTCCCCGCACGGCGGATATAATGGCCTGCCTCGATTCCAGCCGACCACGGAGGGTCCCATGGCCACACCTGTCATCGCGTTCGCGCAACTGGCCACCGAGTGCGAAAAGGAGGGTCTGAGCCCGAAAAACGGGGAAAAGATCGCCGCCGAACTGGCCAAGACCTTCGGCGTCAAGGACGACGAGGTCGGCATCATGCGCGTGGACAAGTCGAGCCTGGTGTTCGTCTATCCCTCCAAGCTGCACAATATCGGGACGATCCCGCTCAACACCACCGGCTCGGTGGCGGCACGCACCTTCAACACCAAGCGCGCCGAGATCATCAACAACTTCGCCCAGGCCAAGCACACCTCCATCTTCGAAGCCGTAGATACCGGGGGCCGCCCCAAGCCCCAGCCGGGAGAGAAAGTGGACAAGCACGCCT
Coding sequences within:
- a CDS encoding succinate dehydrogenase cytochrome b558 subunit produces the protein MASTAAPPADTPRIHAGVAPLRAGQGRSFWLRRLHSLSGIFPVGFYLVEHMVSNAFATNGPAAYGKQVAFLVSVPFLVVVETTFIFLPILFHALYGFYIWIRGESNVADYPWAGNWMYTLQRWTGGIAFAYIVFHTWEMRFTGVHLPENPYAAFGKVQAAFENPWVVAFYVVGIVAAVWHFSYGLWLFAAKWGITVGEHARRRFGYVCLMIGVAFLAVWLLTVRAFLRPWPAEKTVSSPVAQSLAAEKR
- a CDS encoding GAF domain-containing protein, translating into MATPVIAFAQLATECEKEGLSPKNGEKIAAELAKTFGVKDDEVGIMRVDKSSLVFVYPSKLHNIGTIPLNTTGSVAARTFNTKRAEIINNFAQAKHTSIFEAVDTGGRPKPQPGEKVDKHAYVIQKLMSVPVMSQAGPLGVIQVCRKGMSAPASGADFSPADLQKLVTICQAISKCFK